Proteins co-encoded in one Candidatus Omnitrophota bacterium genomic window:
- a CDS encoding UDP-N-acetylmuramoyl-tripeptide--D-alanyl-D-alanine ligase, protein MFKIKELIIHGRISLAQAGSKNSFRKVVIDSRQVAAGDIFVAIKGKRLDGHDFIKQAVKNGAGCIIAQKDLSAQVPKSVTFLVGKDTLKVLGYLASYVRNKFNPVVIAVTGSNGKTTTKDMLSWVLSGAFKVLKTKGTKNNHIGLPMTLLELSGKHQVVVLELGTNHFGEIEYLAQIASPDIGVITNIGCSHLEYLKDLQGVFSEKYSLIRNLRPKGIAVFNYDDPFLYRKASGVKSPISIGFGINKKSDFQASSVRLFKEKAMFVVNNRQRVALSTCGQYNVYNALSSVATARILGVSYKQIASRLRNFKFPQGRLSIIKKGSLKFIDDTYNCNPLSLKMALQALKDYPVKKRRILVMADMLELGENSKNFHKESGEFAAGVCDVIICVGKLAKYAAKQAVKNGAQSVFTCESAQEAKNILLDKVNPDKHDLILVKGSRSMKMEGVIT, encoded by the coding sequence ATGTTTAAGATAAAAGAATTAATTATCCATGGCCGCATTTCTTTGGCGCAGGCAGGCAGCAAAAATTCCTTTAGGAAAGTTGTCATTGATTCCCGCCAGGTTGCTGCCGGCGATATTTTTGTGGCCATAAAGGGCAAGCGTCTGGATGGGCATGATTTTATAAAGCAAGCAGTTAAAAATGGCGCCGGGTGTATTATCGCCCAGAAGGATTTATCCGCTCAAGTGCCTAAGAGCGTAACTTTCTTAGTCGGGAAAGACACCCTTAAGGTTTTAGGTTATCTGGCTTCTTATGTAAGGAATAAATTCAATCCTGTTGTGATCGCTGTCACCGGCAGTAATGGAAAGACTACAACCAAGGATATGCTCTCATGGGTTTTATCGGGCGCGTTTAAGGTGCTTAAAACCAAGGGCACGAAAAATAATCATATTGGTCTGCCCATGACGCTTCTTGAGCTTTCAGGAAAACACCAAGTGGTGGTTTTAGAATTAGGCACTAACCATTTTGGCGAGATTGAATATTTAGCCCAGATCGCTTCCCCTGATATCGGAGTGATTACTAATATTGGCTGTTCGCATTTGGAGTATTTAAAGGACCTCCAAGGAGTATTTTCTGAGAAATATAGCCTTATCCGTAACCTAAGGCCCAAGGGTATAGCGGTATTCAACTATGACGATCCTTTTTTATACCGTAAAGCATCAGGCGTTAAAAGCCCCATCTCGATAGGTTTCGGGATAAATAAAAAAAGCGACTTTCAGGCTTCTTCTGTCAGGCTTTTTAAAGAAAAGGCCATGTTTGTGGTGAATAACAGACAAAGAGTTGCTTTATCTACTTGCGGGCAATATAATGTGTATAATGCCTTATCTTCTGTGGCCACAGCTAGGATTTTGGGAGTAAGCTATAAACAGATCGCTTCAAGATTAAGAAATTTCAAATTTCCGCAAGGCAGATTAAGCATAATTAAAAAGGGGAGCCTAAAATTTATTGATGATACTTATAACTGCAATCCGCTTTCTTTAAAGATGGCTTTGCAGGCCCTGAAGGATTATCCGGTAAAGAAAAGAAGGATACTGGTCATGGCAGATATGTTGGAGCTGGGGGAGAACTCCAAGAATTTTCATAAAGAATCCGGAGAATTTGCGGCGGGTGTCTGTGACGTTATTATTTGCGTTGGCAAATTAGCCAAATACGCGGCAAAGCAGGCTGTTAAAAACGGCGCGCAATCTGTTTTTACATGCGAAAGCGCCCAAGAAGCAAAAAACATTCTTTTGGATAAGGTGAATCCGGATAAGCACGATCTGATTTTAGTTAAGGGCTCACGTTCTATGAAAATGGAAGGAGTAATTACGTAA
- the mraZ gene encoding division/cell wall cluster transcriptional repressor MraZ, protein MFYGEYFHSIDRKGRLILPSRFREAAKNNFIERFFITRGLDRCLFMFAEEEWRTQENKFKALSFTKQESRNFNRLYFSGASEIVPDKQGRILLPQYLKDYALIKKDVVVVGVSNRVEIWSRDKWNEFYNNSQQSFESIAEKLIDNA, encoded by the coding sequence ATGTTCTACGGTGAATATTTCCATTCTATAGACCGTAAAGGTCGCTTGATCCTGCCGTCTCGTTTTCGTGAAGCGGCAAAGAATAATTTCATTGAGAGATTTTTCATTACCCGCGGCCTTGACCGCTGCCTTTTTATGTTTGCCGAGGAAGAGTGGCGCACGCAGGAAAATAAATTTAAGGCTTTGTCTTTTACTAAGCAGGAGAGCCGAAATTTTAACCGGCTTTATTTTTCCGGGGCCTCAGAGATCGTGCCGGATAAACAAGGCAGGATTCTTCTTCCGCAGTATTTGAAAGACTACGCTTTGATCAAAAAAGATGTGGTGGTGGTTGGTGTTTCTAACAGGGTTGAGATCTGGTCGCGCGATAAATGGAACGAATTCTATAACAACTCCCAGCAGTCTTTTGAATCCATTGCTGAAAAACTTATAGATAACGCTTAA
- the mraY gene encoding phospho-N-acetylmuramoyl-pentapeptide-transferase, whose amino-acid sequence MLHSLLYPLRDILPFLNIFQYITFRAAMAAITAFLLSLIFGPLVIKILKQYKLTEKINKGDSADLDKQHSFKRDTPTMGGIFIIAAILISLFLWADMTDKYILLSILVIVWLGATGFADDYLKQIKHRAKGMNASQKLISQITLGFILGAFIYLDPQISTKLDIPFLKDVSIDLGILYILFVVLVITGTSNAVNLTDGLDGLAIGCVIMVAVAFSVLSYVSGNIKFSSYLLIPYIRGAGELTVLCASILGAGLGFLWFNCYPASIFMGDVGSLALGGCLGAVAVFIKKEFLLGIVGGIFVVEALSVILQVFSFRFFKKRIFKIAPIHHHFRFSGWQENKVIVRFWIIASLLALFTIVTLKIR is encoded by the coding sequence ATGTTACACAGTCTTTTATATCCCTTAAGAGATATATTGCCTTTTTTGAATATATTTCAATATATCACTTTTCGCGCGGCCATGGCAGCGATCACCGCTTTTCTGTTAAGCCTTATTTTTGGGCCATTGGTGATTAAGATATTAAAACAATATAAGCTTACCGAGAAGATTAACAAAGGCGATAGCGCGGATTTGGATAAACAGCACAGCTTTAAGCGTGATACTCCGACCATGGGGGGAATATTCATTATTGCCGCGATTTTAATATCCTTGTTTTTGTGGGCTGACATGACCGATAAATATATACTCTTATCGATACTGGTGATTGTTTGGCTGGGGGCCACTGGTTTTGCCGATGATTACCTAAAGCAGATAAAACACCGCGCCAAGGGGATGAATGCTTCACAGAAACTAATCAGCCAAATAACTTTAGGATTTATCTTGGGGGCTTTTATTTATCTTGATCCTCAGATAAGTACTAAATTAGATATACCGTTTCTAAAAGATGTTTCTATTGATTTAGGAATTTTATATATTTTATTTGTGGTTTTGGTTATTACCGGAACTTCAAACGCGGTAAATCTGACTGACGGGCTTGATGGTTTGGCTATTGGATGCGTAATAATGGTGGCGGTTGCCTTTAGCGTCTTAAGTTATGTTTCCGGGAATATCAAATTCAGCAGTTACTTATTAATACCCTATATAAGAGGGGCGGGAGAATTAACAGTTTTATGCGCCAGTATCCTGGGCGCGGGTTTAGGTTTTTTGTGGTTTAATTGTTATCCGGCGTCTATTTTTATGGGAGATGTGGGTTCCCTCGCCTTAGGCGGATGTTTGGGGGCGGTAGCGGTTTTCATTAAAAAAGAATTTCTTTTAGGGATAGTGGGAGGGATTTTTGTCGTAGAAGCGCTATCAGTTATCTTACAGGTATTTTCTTTCCGTTTCTTCAAGAAGCGGATATTTAAGATTGCGCCGATACACCATCATTTTCGCTTTTCAGGATGGCAGGAAAATAAAGTTATCGTGCGGTTTTGGATTATCGCCAGCCTTCTGGCTTTATTTACCATCGTTACTTTAAAGATACGGTAA
- a CDS encoding bifunctional oligoribonuclease/PAP phosphatase NrnA, protein MDKALRCIRGHKSFLVTSHKNLEGDALGSELAIAQLLKALGKKVIIVNDDPAPEEYSFMPGINKIKLLRNLKRENNFDCFCLVDCSSEDRCGKVWQLNKTKKAFVLNIDHHISNTYFADVNLVLAGASSCSEIVYRLFKKSKIKFDRVSSNALYTGIMTDTGSFRYNTTSSFTHQAVADLMPFMKIGVSEIYRKIYEDIRISSLKKAAKIISQVKTACNGKLAWVVIPEAALSKKDDFDLPEYILSHIRALKGVQAAVLLRKLPEDRSKVRVNFRSQGKIDVNKIASLFGGGGHKCASGCTLEGGIGRIEQDIIKETSRVVNARNL, encoded by the coding sequence ATGGATAAAGCGCTCAGGTGTATACGCGGACATAAAAGTTTTTTAGTCACCAGCCATAAGAATCTGGAGGGTGATGCCTTGGGTTCGGAATTAGCTATTGCCCAGCTTTTGAAAGCATTAGGCAAGAAAGTTATAATCGTGAATGATGACCCTGCTCCGGAAGAATATAGTTTTATGCCGGGGATAAATAAAATAAAGCTTTTAAGAAATCTTAAGCGGGAAAATAATTTTGATTGTTTTTGCCTGGTGGATTGTTCCTCGGAAGATAGATGCGGCAAGGTCTGGCAGCTTAATAAAACAAAAAAAGCTTTTGTGCTTAATATCGACCATCATATTTCTAATACTTATTTCGCAGATGTAAATCTGGTGCTTGCTGGCGCTTCTTCATGTTCTGAAATTGTATATCGCCTGTTTAAGAAATCTAAAATAAAGTTTGACCGCGTATCATCAAATGCCCTTTACACCGGGATTATGACTGATACGGGATCATTTAGGTACAATACCACATCTTCTTTTACGCATCAGGCGGTCGCGGATTTAATGCCTTTTATGAAGATCGGCGTTTCTGAGATTTACCGCAAGATATATGAAGATATCCGGATATCTTCGCTTAAAAAAGCGGCAAAGATTATTTCACAGGTAAAAACCGCCTGTAACGGAAAATTGGCATGGGTAGTTATTCCGGAGGCAGCCTTATCAAAGAAAGACGATTTTGATCTGCCAGAGTATATTTTAAGCCATATCCGCGCGCTCAAAGGCGTGCAGGCGGCGGTTTTATTGCGCAAACTGCCAGAAGATAGAAGCAAAGTCAGGGTGAATTTTCGTTCTCAAGGAAAGATTGATGTGAATAAGATCGCTTCTTTATTTGGCGGAGGAGGGCATAAGTGCGCAAGCGGTTGTACTTTAGAAGGCGGTATAGGCAGGATTGAACAAGATATAATAAAAGAAACATCCAGGGTGGTTAATGCGCGTAATCTATAA
- a CDS encoding penicillin-binding transpeptidase domain-containing protein, which yields MYITNYRRRFNAVFILFFIIFVICILRLLYIQFFRSQYLNALANKQHNLFVEIEPRRGAIYDSTMHPLAINISVDSVYASPKDMQEDKKDNAARRLSSILYLDYDSVREKLSRKKSFVWVARKITPEQSLKLRAEKIKGIGLIKETKRCYPNSYLAAHVVGFAGLDNSGLEGIEAKCDQYLKGQPGWAIFLRDARQNKLDFGQEMMLPKDGNDVILTIDEVIQYIAERELDKVFKHYRANGASIIVMDPHTGAILALANRPSYDLNNYSKSSKDDIRNRAIADMFEPGSVFKIVTACASLEENKVKETDRFYCENGAYYIAGHILHDHTSHGWLAFSEVIEQSSNIGTCKAAQVLGAPLLYRYIKLFGFGNKLGIDISGEISGMVRDLRVWSKTSITAVPMGQEVGVTALQLVSAISVIANGGQLMKPYLIKEIRDKYAETLKSFSPVLIRKVISIDTAVRVRNILTGVVEKGTGTLAKMDSVKAAGKTGTAQKIEGRGYSHSKFMASFVGFAPAEDPKIAIVVVVDEPHGSYYGGVVSAPVFKKVAEDSLKYLNTKQLPVGLEAK from the coding sequence GTGTATATTACCAATTACCGCCGCCGCTTTAACGCTGTATTCATACTCTTCTTTATTATTTTTGTTATCTGCATTCTTCGGCTTCTCTATATACAATTCTTCCGTTCGCAATACCTAAACGCCTTAGCCAATAAACAGCATAATCTGTTTGTGGAGATAGAGCCTCGCCGCGGGGCAATATACGATAGCACTATGCATCCCTTGGCAATCAATATAAGCGTGGATTCGGTTTACGCCAGCCCCAAAGACATGCAGGAGGATAAAAAAGACAATGCTGCCCGCAGGTTGTCTTCCATTTTATATTTAGATTATGATTCTGTCAGAGAGAAATTGTCGCGCAAGAAATCTTTTGTTTGGGTAGCCCGCAAGATTACCCCGGAACAAAGTTTAAAGCTTAGAGCAGAAAAAATAAAAGGCATAGGTTTGATTAAGGAAACTAAGCGTTGTTACCCAAATTCTTATCTGGCAGCCCATGTTGTTGGTTTTGCGGGGCTTGATAATTCAGGCCTTGAAGGCATAGAGGCAAAGTGTGATCAATATTTAAAAGGGCAGCCCGGATGGGCGATATTCTTGCGCGATGCCCGCCAGAACAAACTTGATTTTGGGCAAGAAATGATGCTGCCCAAGGATGGCAATGATGTAATCTTAACTATTGATGAGGTTATTCAGTATATCGCTGAGAGGGAATTAGACAAGGTGTTTAAGCATTACCGCGCGAATGGGGCAAGTATTATTGTCATGGATCCGCATACAGGCGCAATATTGGCCTTGGCGAATCGTCCTAGCTATGATTTAAATAACTATTCTAAAAGTTCCAAGGATGATATACGTAACCGTGCGATAGCGGATATGTTTGAGCCGGGTTCAGTATTCAAGATTGTTACTGCTTGCGCTTCTTTAGAGGAAAATAAAGTTAAAGAAACCGATAGGTTCTATTGTGAGAACGGGGCTTATTATATAGCAGGGCATATCTTGCATGACCACACTTCGCATGGGTGGTTGGCCTTCAGCGAAGTTATAGAGCAATCTAGCAATATCGGCACTTGTAAGGCGGCACAAGTTTTAGGGGCGCCGCTTTTATATAGGTATATAAAACTTTTTGGTTTTGGGAATAAGCTTGGCATAGATATCTCTGGGGAAATCTCCGGCATGGTCAGGGATTTGCGCGTATGGTCGAAGACATCAATTACCGCAGTGCCCATGGGGCAAGAGGTCGGGGTTACTGCTTTGCAGCTTGTAAGCGCAATTTCTGTTATTGCTAACGGCGGGCAACTGATGAAACCGTATTTAATAAAAGAAATAAGGGATAAATACGCAGAGACGCTCAAATCATTTTCTCCGGTATTGATTCGCAAGGTTATTTCTATAGATACAGCAGTCAGGGTGCGCAATATACTTACAGGGGTTGTAGAAAAGGGAACAGGGACTTTAGCCAAGATGGATTCAGTTAAAGCCGCCGGTAAGACCGGCACTGCTCAGAAAATAGAGGGCAGGGGCTATTCGCATTCAAAATTTATGGCGTCCTTTGTTGGTTTTGCCCCGGCAGAAGACCCCAAAATTGCCATTGTCGTAGTTGTGGATGAGCCGCACGGCTCTTATTACGGAGGCGTGGTTTCAGCTCCGGTGTTTAAGAAAGTAGCCGAAGATTCATTGAAATATCTTAATACCAAACAGCTTCCTGTAGGATTGGAGGCCAAGTAA
- the rsmH gene encoding 16S rRNA (cytosine(1402)-N(4))-methyltransferase RsmH has product MEIKYHNPVMLEQVLEYLGLSEGKVIVDATVGTAGHSSEIIKRIGPSGKLICIDKDSNSLKIAAERLSDYQNNCVFIHSNFVDLDKVLLGLAVQQVDGIILDLGVSSYQLDDPARGFSFSKDGPLDMRLDQDSYISAYDLVNNLNEEELSGILRNFGQERWHNRIARFLVQERQKHPIATTAELSRIVLKAVPYRGHQRIHPATRTFQAVRIAVNRELEILGQAIVKAIGLLRKNGRIAVISFHSLEDRIVKLAFREKEKSGLLKIITRKPLEPSWEQIKGNRACRSAKLRVAERI; this is encoded by the coding sequence ATGGAAATAAAATATCATAATCCGGTGATGCTGGAACAGGTTTTAGAATATCTTGGCCTTTCTGAAGGCAAGGTTATAGTTGATGCTACTGTTGGCACTGCCGGACACAGCAGTGAAATTATTAAACGCATCGGGCCTTCGGGTAAACTTATCTGCATAGATAAAGATAGCAACTCCCTGAAGATAGCCGCTGAAAGATTATCTGATTATCAAAATAATTGTGTTTTTATCCATAGCAATTTTGTAGATTTAGATAAGGTGCTTTTGGGTTTAGCTGTTCAGCAGGTAGACGGCATAATCCTTGATTTAGGCGTTTCTTCTTATCAACTTGACGACCCCGCCAGAGGGTTTAGTTTCAGCAAGGACGGCCCTTTAGACATGCGTCTTGATCAGGATAGCTATATATCCGCCTATGATCTAGTGAATAATTTAAATGAAGAAGAATTATCCGGCATCTTGCGTAATTTTGGCCAAGAGAGATGGCATAATCGCATTGCCCGTTTTTTGGTGCAGGAAAGGCAAAAGCACCCTATTGCTACAACTGCAGAGCTTTCGCGGATTGTGCTTAAGGCCGTTCCTTATAGAGGGCACCAGCGCATACATCCGGCTACCCGGACCTTTCAGGCGGTGCGCATCGCGGTTAACCGCGAGCTTGAAATTCTAGGCCAGGCCATAGTAAAGGCCATTGGGCTATTAAGAAAAAACGGGCGGATTGCTGTTATATCATTCCATTCCCTGGAAGACAGGATTGTGAAATTAGCTTTCCGCGAGAAAGAGAAAAGCGGATTATTAAAGATTATTACCCGTAAACCTCTTGAGCCGTCATGGGAACAAATTAAAGGCAATCGCGCCTGCCGCAGCGCTAAGTTGCGGGTGGCAGAAAGGATATAA
- a CDS encoding UDP-N-acetylmuramoyl-L-alanyl-D-glutamate--2,6-diaminopimelate ligase — protein sequence MRIKKLLKSLGQGKLVSCGNDFLVKGIFCDSKQVTKDSVFVAIKGACCDAHDFIPEALRLGAKCIILQDEDRCKDRNIHVVKVKDSRQALAVISNAFYGRPSEEIKVIGITGTNGKTTVSYIIEAILKKALNNPGVIGTINYRFNNKYFSPVNTTPGPLELAQILSSMQNGKVDYLVMEVSSHALDQNRVGGIKFSSAVFTNITQDHLDYHHDMDSYFQAKLKLFKSLRGRNFAVVNIDDAYGRKMMPFIKTDVITYGIENKADVRAEDIKCSYSGTSFCIKFGKREVSLKTSLIGRHNVYNVLAAFSWGLKEAIALKNIVSAIENFKTVRGRLERVANRKGINVFVDYAHTDDALRNVIGALRGISGNKVIVVFGCGGDRDSLKRPKMGKVVTQLADHAIITNDNPRQEDPHKIIQDIVSGISKNNYEIITDREKAVKKAISLADKGEVVLIAGKGHEHYQILKNKRIDFDDRKVALKCLR from the coding sequence ATGCGCATAAAGAAACTTCTGAAATCTTTAGGGCAAGGCAAGCTTGTTTCTTGCGGAAACGATTTCCTGGTCAAAGGAATTTTTTGTGATTCCAAGCAAGTAACAAAAGATTCTGTTTTTGTGGCGATCAAAGGGGCTTGTTGTGATGCCCATGATTTTATTCCCGAGGCGCTGCGCCTTGGGGCAAAGTGTATTATTCTCCAGGATGAAGATCGCTGTAAAGATAGGAATATCCATGTAGTAAAAGTAAAAGATAGCCGCCAGGCCTTAGCAGTAATATCGAACGCTTTTTATGGCAGGCCATCTGAAGAGATAAAAGTTATCGGCATTACCGGCACCAATGGCAAGACCACAGTTTCTTATATTATTGAAGCTATCCTAAAGAAAGCGCTTAACAACCCCGGTGTTATCGGAACAATCAATTACCGTTTTAATAATAAATATTTCTCCCCTGTTAATACTACCCCCGGCCCGCTCGAGCTTGCCCAGATACTAAGCAGTATGCAAAACGGCAAAGTTGATTATCTTGTTATGGAGGTTTCTTCTCACGCCTTAGATCAAAATAGGGTTGGCGGGATTAAATTTAGCTCTGCGGTATTTACTAATATTACACAGGATCATTTAGATTATCACCATGATATGGACAGTTATTTTCAGGCGAAATTGAAACTTTTTAAGTCTCTGAGGGGAAGAAATTTTGCGGTAGTCAATATTGATGATGCCTATGGCAGGAAAATGATGCCTTTTATAAAAACAGATGTTATAACCTATGGGATAGAGAATAAAGCTGATGTCCGGGCAGAAGATATTAAATGCAGTTATAGCGGGACAAGTTTTTGTATTAAGTTTGGGAAAAGAGAAGTTTCTTTAAAGACTTCTTTAATTGGCAGGCATAATGTCTATAATGTCCTGGCAGCTTTTTCTTGGGGGTTAAAAGAAGCAATTGCCTTAAAGAATATCGTATCTGCCATAGAAAACTTTAAGACTGTCCGAGGCAGATTAGAGCGCGTGGCTAATAGAAAAGGGATTAACGTTTTTGTGGATTATGCCCATACCGATGACGCCTTGAGGAATGTGATCGGCGCGCTTAGAGGCATATCAGGCAATAAAGTTATTGTAGTTTTTGGTTGCGGAGGGGACAGGGATTCTCTGAAGCGCCCTAAAATGGGCAAAGTGGTTACGCAATTAGCCGATCATGCCATTATTACCAACGATAACCCGCGGCAGGAAGATCCGCATAAGATTATCCAAGATATCGTTTCTGGCATTAGTAAGAATAATTATGAAATTATTACGGACAGGGAAAAGGCGGTCAAGAAGGCTATTTCCCTGGCAGATAAAGGCGAGGTTGTTCTTATCGCCGGTAAAGGCCATGAGCATTACCAGATATTAAAAAACAAAAGAATTGATTTTGACGATCGCAAGGTTGCTTTAAAATGTTTAAGATAA
- a CDS encoding UDP-N-acetylmuramoyl-L-alanine--D-glutamate ligase: protein MRNIEFFRDKRITVVGLASSGFSCANLLHDLGSRVSVTDNKDDAPVRCLAKKLKDKNIFVETGKHSKDLIQKSDLLVLSPGVTPVSQPVLWAKEKNIPAISEIEVGWMLCDASIIAVTGSNGKTTVTTLIGKIIEASSRRVFVCGNIGTPFTSLVKKMRPEDFVSLEVSSFQLESCYNFRPKIALILNFNRNHLDRHKDMREYLEAKKRIFINQGPSDYLVLNSKDKLLKKVSKSALSEIVWYEPDGKLNPNQQAVIKVGELLGIARKTCLKVFSAFKGLAHRMEFVAKKKGVSFINDSKATTVESCVWALRNINSDVVLIAGGKDKGVDYGLMLKEAAGKVRLAVLIGEAKDKIRRCIFKKIPVIEASSMRDAVVKAFLNANSGDYVLLSPMCSSFDMFDNYKQRGEVFKKEVLKL, encoded by the coding sequence ATGAGAAATATTGAATTTTTCCGCGACAAGAGAATAACTGTGGTAGGTTTAGCTAGTTCCGGTTTTTCCTGCGCGAATTTGCTTCATGATTTGGGGTCTAGGGTTAGCGTTACCGATAATAAGGACGATGCACCGGTTCGTTGTCTAGCTAAGAAGCTAAAAGATAAAAATATTTTTGTGGAAACCGGCAAACACAGTAAGGATTTAATTCAGAAAAGCGATCTGCTGGTCCTCTCCCCGGGCGTAACCCCCGTAAGCCAGCCAGTTCTTTGGGCTAAAGAAAAGAATATTCCTGCGATAAGCGAGATAGAAGTAGGGTGGATGTTGTGTGATGCTTCAATCATCGCGGTTACCGGTTCAAATGGCAAGACCACGGTTACAACTTTGATCGGCAAGATCATAGAAGCCAGTTCCCGCAGGGTGTTTGTTTGCGGGAATATCGGCACGCCTTTTACGTCTTTAGTCAAGAAGATGCGCCCGGAAGATTTCGTTTCTTTAGAAGTCAGTTCTTTTCAGCTGGAGAGCTGCTATAATTTTCGTCCTAAAATAGCCCTTATTCTGAATTTTAACCGCAATCATCTTGACCGCCATAAAGATATGCGGGAATACTTAGAGGCCAAGAAACGTATTTTCATAAATCAGGGCCCTTCAGATTATCTTGTTCTTAACAGCAAGGACAAGCTGCTAAAGAAAGTTTCCAAAAGCGCTCTTTCTGAGATTGTTTGGTACGAGCCAGATGGCAAATTGAATCCTAATCAGCAGGCGGTAATCAAGGTTGGAGAACTCTTGGGTATTGCGCGTAAGACTTGTCTTAAAGTGTTCAGCGCATTTAAAGGCCTGGCGCATCGCATGGAATTTGTGGCTAAGAAAAAAGGGGTAAGCTTTATTAATGACTCTAAGGCCACTACTGTTGAATCTTGCGTTTGGGCTTTAAGAAATATCAATTCAGATGTTGTTTTAATTGCCGGAGGAAAAGACAAGGGAGTAGATTACGGATTAATGCTTAAAGAGGCTGCCGGGAAAGTCAGGCTTGCTGTTTTGATCGGAGAAGCAAAAGACAAAATCCGCCGGTGTATCTTTAAGAAAATACCGGTTATAGAAGCTTCTTCTATGCGTGACGCGGTGGTTAAGGCTTTTTTAAATGCCAACAGCGGCGATTATGTTCTTTTGTCTCCTATGTGCTCCAGTTTTGATATGTTTGATAACTATAAACAGCGGGGGGAAGTTTTTAAGAAAGAGGTATTAAAGTTATAG
- a CDS encoding bifunctional riboflavin kinase/FAD synthetase: protein MRVIYNLKDIRGTKSCVLSLGVFDGMHLAHQKILEEACAKAASIGSKSVVVTFHPHPKAKQSLYSLDHRLHLLACLGVDVCVVIRFTASFSLISAYSFIKNIIFKRIKPSFIYVGNNFRFGHNAKGDAQFLKKFSGEYGFKLRVFDTIKVNGEPVSSTYIRQLIKTGKLNRARHFLLRPVSILGTVIKGNALARRLGVPTANLNPHHEVLPASGIYAVKVFLEGKIYNGISYIGTRPTLHKKFCKPKVHIEVHIFDFSRSIYGKNMEVFFLNKIRNDKKFSSLQSLKRQIEKDILACHKFFA from the coding sequence ATGCGCGTAATCTATAATCTGAAAGATATCCGCGGCACAAAATCTTGTGTTTTATCTCTTGGCGTGTTTGACGGGATGCATCTGGCGCACCAGAAAATCTTAGAAGAAGCCTGTGCCAAGGCGGCGTCAATCGGGTCAAAAAGCGTTGTAGTTACTTTTCATCCTCATCCTAAGGCCAAGCAAAGTTTATATTCTTTAGACCATCGCCTGCATCTATTGGCTTGTCTGGGGGTTGATGTCTGCGTGGTAATTAGATTTACCGCCTCATTTTCTCTTATTTCCGCATACAGCTTTATCAAAAATATTATTTTTAAGCGCATCAAGCCTAGTTTTATATACGTAGGTAATAATTTTCGTTTCGGGCATAATGCCAAAGGAGACGCGCAGTTTCTTAAAAAGTTTTCCGGCGAATACGGATTTAAACTTAGGGTTTTTGATACGATTAAAGTAAATGGAGAGCCGGTCAGCAGTACCTATATCCGCCAGCTTATCAAAACCGGAAAGCTTAACAGGGCCAGGCATTTTTTATTAAGGCCGGTTAGCATTTTAGGCACAGTGATAAAAGGAAATGCTTTAGCTCGTAGATTAGGCGTGCCTACTGCTAATTTAAATCCGCATCATGAAGTATTGCCGGCCTCAGGCATATACGCGGTTAAGGTGTTTTTGGAAGGCAAGATTTACAATGGTATTTCTTATATCGGGACGCGGCCTACTTTGCATAAAAAATTTTGCAAACCAAAAGTGCATATTGAAGTCCATATTTTTGATTTTTCCCGCAGTATCTACGGCAAGAACATGGAAGTATTTTTCCTGAATAAAATCCGCAATGATAAGAAATTCTCCAGCCTGCAATCTTTAAAGCGGCAAATAGAAAAAGATATTTTGGCTTGTCATAAATTCTTCGCTTAA
- the rbfA gene encoding 30S ribosome-binding factor RbfA: MARYEKVAEQIHKEISNILQREINDPRLGFVTITRVELTQDLRYAKVFFSVLGGEQEYKKSKQALDSALGFVRRLIAERVQLRFVPEIDFREDRSSEYSVKIQQVIDQIKEMDKKNNKE; this comes from the coding sequence ATGGCCAGGTATGAGAAAGTCGCGGAACAAATTCATAAAGAAATAAGCAATATCCTGCAGCGCGAAATCAATGACCCGCGTTTAGGCTTTGTAACTATTACGCGCGTGGAATTGACCCAGGACTTGCGCTATGCCAAAGTTTTCTTTAGCGTCTTAGGCGGCGAGCAGGAATATAAGAAAAGTAAGCAGGCGCTTGATTCGGCATTAGGGTTTGTGCGCCGTTTAATCGCAGAGCGTGTTCAACTGCGCTTTGTCCCGGAGATAGACTTCAGGGAAGACCGCTCAAGCGAGTATAGCGTCAAGATCCAGCAGGTCATTGATCAGATAAAAGAAATGGATAAGAAAAATAATAAAGAATGA